Proteins found in one Populus alba chromosome 14, ASM523922v2, whole genome shotgun sequence genomic segment:
- the LOC118061287 gene encoding methyl-CpG-binding domain protein 4-like protein, whose protein sequence is MEGGAEKKRRRESKKKRKDFECDGKAGGGHGRPVEVSASVMGLFSEFAFKGCSGGTGQASSFTRPSIKKVEREEEAQKKKRKRSPRLTAAQMRDVAYLRRRPNNRWIPPKSPHELLQENHYHDPWRVLVICMLLNCTSGGQVRPILNDFFTLCPDAKTTTKVDQEEIAHLTRSLGFKNTRAEKIKRLSEIYLEEDWTHVTFLPGVGKYAADAYAIFCTGRWDRVVPEDHMLTRYWEFLRKGRWIIE, encoded by the exons atGGAGGGTGGGgcagaaaagaagagaagaagggaaagtaagaagaaaaggaaggattTCGAGTGTGATGGCAAAGCAGGAGGTGGTCATGGACGGCCGGTAGAAGTCAGTGCTAGTGTTATGGGGTTGTTTTCTGAATTCGCGTTTAAAGGTTGTTCAGGGGGGACAGGGCAGGCTTCCTCCTTCACTCGACCTTCCATCAAGAAAGTcgaaagggaagaagaagctcagaagaagaagaggaagagatcACCCAGGCTCACTGCTGCTCAAATGCGTGATGTGGCATACCTCAGGAGACGACCCAACAACCGTTGGATTCCGCCCAAATCTCCTCACGAGCTTCTTCAAGAGAATCATTACCATGACCCTTGGAGAGTTCTCGTCATCTGTATGCTATTAAACTGCACATCGGGTGGCCAG GTCAGACCAATTTTAAATGACTTCTTCACCCTATGTCCTGATGCAAAGACCACCACTAAGGTTGACCAGGAAGAGATTGCCCATCTAACACGCAGTTTAGGTTTCAAAAACACGAGGGCTGAGAAGATAAAACGCCTTTCTGAGATTTACTTGGAAGAGGACTGGACCCATGTCACCTTTCTGCCTGGTGTTGGAAA GTATGCCGCTGATGCATATGCAATATTCTGTACAGGGAGGTGGGACAGGGTGGTGCCAGAGGATCACATGTTGACTAGGTACTGGGAATTCCTTCGCAAGGGTAGATGGATCATAGAATAG